A single Blastococcus colisei DNA region contains:
- a CDS encoding alpha/beta fold hydrolase: MQSSGIQRAQVGEIELAYETFGDAGDPPVLLVMGLATQMIGWPDDFCAGLAERGHFVVRFDNRDIGLSTHLHAAGAPDILTVFGGDTSTVPYALSDLADDTVGLLDALGLDSVHVVGASMGGMIAQLVAVHHPERVRSLTSIMSTTGDPAVGAPNEAAMGVLLAAPASDREAAVQRVIDTYRVIGSPGFEFDESALRDRAGLSFDRAHDPAGVARQLAAILTTPDRTADLVKVAVPTLVIHGSDDALVNVSGGRSTAAAIPEADLFVVDGMGHDLPREVWPQILDRIGALIERAG, from the coding sequence ATGCAGAGCAGCGGCATCCAGCGGGCCCAGGTGGGCGAGATCGAGCTCGCCTACGAGACCTTCGGCGACGCGGGCGATCCGCCGGTCCTCCTCGTCATGGGGCTGGCCACCCAGATGATCGGCTGGCCCGACGACTTCTGCGCCGGGCTGGCGGAGCGGGGCCACTTCGTCGTCCGCTTCGACAACCGCGACATCGGCCTCTCCACCCACCTGCACGCCGCGGGTGCCCCCGACATCCTCACCGTGTTCGGCGGCGACACCTCCACCGTTCCGTACGCGCTCAGCGACCTGGCCGACGACACGGTCGGTCTGCTGGACGCCCTCGGGCTCGACTCCGTGCACGTGGTCGGCGCATCGATGGGCGGGATGATCGCCCAGCTCGTGGCCGTCCATCACCCGGAGCGGGTGCGGAGCCTGACCTCGATCATGTCGACCACGGGCGACCCCGCGGTCGGCGCACCGAACGAGGCCGCCATGGGGGTTCTGCTGGCCGCGCCGGCGAGCGACCGGGAGGCCGCGGTCCAGCGGGTCATCGACACCTACCGGGTGATCGGATCCCCGGGCTTCGAGTTCGACGAGTCCGCGCTGCGCGACCGCGCCGGCCTCTCCTTCGACCGCGCCCACGACCCGGCCGGCGTCGCGCGGCAGCTGGCGGCGATCCTCACCACCCCTGACCGCACCGCCGATCTGGTGAAGGTCGCCGTCCCCACGCTGGTGATCCACGGGTCCGACGACGCGCTGGTCAACGTCAGCGGCGGCCGGTCGACCGCGGCGGCCATCCCGGAGGCCGACCTGTTCGTCGTCGACGGCATGGGGCACGACCTGCCGCGCGAGGTGTGGCCGCAGATCCTCGACCGCATCGGCGCGCTGATCGAGCGGGCCGGCTGA